One Hordeum vulgare subsp. vulgare chromosome 4H, MorexV3_pseudomolecules_assembly, whole genome shotgun sequence DNA window includes the following coding sequences:
- the LOC123451179 gene encoding probable carboxylesterase 18 — MADLKAPAKVRRLAPPMSWRSRLSIFAAGYLTDATCRADGTINRRLLTYLDPAVPPSAAPRNGVSSRDIDVDPAIPLRARLFHPVGLAGPLPVVLFFHGGGFAYLSAASLAYDAACRRIARYCGAAVLSVDYRRSPEHRFPAAYDDGFSALRFLDEPKKHPADVGPLDVSRCFLAGDSAGANIAHHVARRYAMSSPSFTKVRVSGLIAIQPFFGGEERTPSELQLEGAPIVSISRCDWMWRAFLPPGADRTHEAAHAASPAAAAGIDSPAFPPAVVVIGGYDPLQDWQRRYCEMLTSKGKEVRVLEYPEAIHAFYVFPEFAESKELMLRIKEFVAGSDGSK, encoded by the coding sequence ATGGCGGATTTGAAGGCTCCGGCCAAGGTGAGGAGGCTGGCGCCGCCCATGTCGTGGCGGTCGCGCCTGTCAATCTTCGCCGCGGGTTACCTCACCGACGCCACCTGCCGCGCTGACGGCACAATCAACCGCCGCCTGCTCACCTACCTCGACCCCGCCGTcccgccctccgccgccccgcGCAATGGCGTCTCCTCCCGCGACATCGACGTCGACCCGGCAATCCCGCTCCGGGCCCGCCTCTTCCACCCCGTGGGCCTGGCCGGCCCGCTCCCGGTCGTCCTCTTCTTCCACGGCGGCGGGTTCGCCTACCTCTCCGCGGCCTCCCTCGCCTACGATGCCGCGTGCCGCCGCATCGCCAGGTACTGCGGCGCGGCCGTGCTGTCAGTCGACTACCGCCGCTCTCCGGAGCACCGGTTCCCGGCGGCGTACGACGACGGGTTCTCCGCGCTCCGCTTCCTCGACGAGCCCAAGAAGCACCCCGCCGACGTCGGGCCCCTCGACGTCTCCCGCTGCTTCCTCGCCGGGGACAGCGCGGGCGCCAACATCGCCCACCACGTCGCCCGCCGCTACGCCATGTCCTCCCCGTCCTTCACCAAGGTGCGGGTCTCCGGCCTCATCGCCATCCAGCCCTTCTTCGGCGGCGAGGAGCGGACCCCCTCCGAGCTCCAGCTGGAGGGCGCACCCATCGTGTCCATCTCCCGCTGCGACTGGATGTGGCGCGCCTTCCTCCCGCCCGGTGCAGACCGGACGCACGAGGCTGCGCACGCGGCGTCCCCTGCCGCCGCAGCCGGCATCGATTCCCCGGCGTTCCCGCCGGCGGTGGTGGTTATCGGCGGGTACGACCCGCTCCAGGATTGGCAGCGGCGGTACTGCGAGATGCTGACCTCCAAGGGAAAGGAGGTGCGGGTGCTGGAGTACCCCGAAGCCATCCACGCCTTCTATGTCTTCCCGGAGTTCGCCGAGTCCAAGGAGCTTATGCTGAGGATCAAAGAGTTCGTCGCCGGGAGCGACGGCAGCAAATGA